Proteins from a genomic interval of Quercus lobata isolate SW786 chromosome 11, ValleyOak3.0 Primary Assembly, whole genome shotgun sequence:
- the LOC115968782 gene encoding F-box/kelch-repeat protein At3g23880-like isoform X1: MSQTTTTTTTVRELLPEDVVEDILGHLPVKSSTRFRGVSKSCDSIITDTTFITRHFKLNLNQSESLISTNTHSGYLLYTTKDENSSPSSKQLCTAVCNNDRTLTQVSSFEIPAFFDECKIIGFCNGLLCLASDEKELCHIIYLWNPSIRMFKKLLATPLTDEDTISVIGLAYNSQNNDFKILRLLSVFLGTEAEAEIYSLSTDSWRKVVISMEILGGYEPNFGTIDIYPPCIFFNGALHSVAASSHHVFILSFNVNDESFREIKWPPTFLYCVPGYFTELALFKGSLAVFIYGNNHQGVLCHIWVMEEYGVAESWTRKYMVQMDWFWDGHFFGFADNGELLIKNALGLVSIDLESQNRNILAIEGADWVGSTTNSMESLILLDGE; encoded by the exons ATGTCTCAGACTACTACTACTACAACAACAGTGCGTGAGCTTCTTCCAGAAGACGTCGTGGAAGACATCCTGGGTCATCTCCCAGTGAAATCCTCAACCCGATTCAGGGGCGTTTCGAAATCTTGTGACTCCATCATCACTGACACCACTTTCATTACCAGACACTTCAAGCTCAACCTTAACCAATCAGAATCATTGATATCCACAAACACTCACAGTGGGTATTTGCTATATACTACAAAGGATGAGAATAGTTCACCATCTTCTAAACAATTGTGTACGGCTGTTTGCAACAACGACCGCACATTGACCCAGGTTTCTAGCTTTGAAATCCCCGCTTTTTTTGACGAATGCAAAATAATTGGTTTCTGTAATGGCTTGCTCTGCCTAGCTAGTGATGAGAAAGAACTTTGTCACATTATTTATCTGTGGAACCCAAGTATTAGAATGTTTAAGAAGCTTCTAGCTACTCCCTTAACTGACGAGGATACCATCTCCGTTATTGGACTTGCTtataattctcaaaataatGACTTCAAGATTCTGAGACTGCTGTCAGTTTTTTTGGGAACAGAGGCCGAGGCCGAGATTTACAGTTTGAGTACAGATTCCTGGAGAAAGGTTGTAATATCGATGGAGATCTTAGGAGGGTATGAACCCAACTTTGGAACTATTGATATTTATCCACcctgtatattttttaatggagCTTTGCACTCTGTAGCAGCCAGTAGTCACCACGTTTTCATTCTGTCCTTTAACGTCAATGATGAGAGTTTCCGTGAGATAAAGTGGCCTCCTACTTTCTTGTATTGTGTGCCTGGATATTTCACTGAACTTGCATTGTTCAAGGGATCCCTGGCTGTTTTCATTTACGGAAATAATCATCAGGGTGTCTTATGCCACATATGGGTTATGGAGGAGTATGGTGTGGCCGAATCTTGGACCAGAAAATATATGGTACAAATGGATTGGTTTTGGGATGGTCATTTCTTTGGCTTTGCTGATAATGGTGAACTTTTGATTAAGAATGCCTTGGGGCTGGTTTCAATTGACCTTGAGAGTCAAAATCGGAACATTCTTGCAATTGAAGGTGCTGATTGGGTGGGTTCCACAACTAATTCGATGGAGAGCTTGATTTTACTCGATGGTG AGTAG